In Bacteroidales bacterium, the genomic stretch TCTATCGTTGGATTGACTTTAGCCATCTTTAGTAATTTTAAACCCCTTAAAAATTTTTTAGCCGGCAATATTATGAATAAAAAAATGTTTGCTTTAAAAATTTTACTTCAATTTTTCAATTCAATATCAGGCGTTAAATAAAACGGTGCGTAAAAGTATGAAAAAAGTAATCAAAGCTGCAATCATGTTTGCAATTGTCCTCATGGTGGGGTATATATTCACCTCCTGCAAATCAACGGGCGAATGTTCATCGTATGGCGAAGTCAGGAAATTTCAGCGTGACGCCCGCAGATAATTTACCCTTCTCATTGTGAACAATTGTGACATCAGAACAATTCATTAATAAAGTGTCCTGATGCGTCATTTTTTCCACATAATATTCATTTTTCTGCTGCTTTCTGGAGCGAATTGTTTTGCACAGTCTGACCTCACTGAGTTTGATCGTATTGATACCGTGCTCAACAAGGTAATCCTCCGCCATGAAACGACAGGTGGGGCTATGTTGCACACCGGTGGATTTGGATTTCTGATCAGGAAAGGTTACAACGCCAACTGGTTTAGGAAAAATCTGTGGGAAGTGGAGTTTGCCGGAATGCGTTCGGACAAGCAGGTCAGGGTGAATTTTTACGGCACCTATTACAGCAACGCAAACAGCTACGTTTACGGGAAGTTGAATAAAGTATATGTGATGCATACAGGGCTTGGGCAGCAACACTTACTTAATACCAAGCCTTACTGGGGTGGGGTAGAAGTGAGGTTCACCTACTATGGAGGCCTTTCACTCGGAATTGCCAAGCCTATTTATCTTTATATTATCAATCAAAGCGGCTTCAATACCATCGAAAGCCAGCGCTATGACCCTGAAAAGCATTTTATCGACAACATTTACGGACGCGCTCCTTTCCTTGATGGCATCGAAAAAACCAAATTCTATCCTGGCTTTTACGGAAAGGCAGGATTGAATTTTGAATTTGGTGAATACAATACAAAGGTTAAGTCTCTGGAATTAGGGCTTTTGCTTGATGGATTTCCGATCCCGGTACCCATCATGGCTTTCAACGATCCCCACTATTATTTCCTTAACTTTTACCTTAACTTCACATTCGGAAAGCGCTTCAACAAATTCTGATCAGGCATGAAACGACTTTTTGCAGCCATCAAGGTTGATCCTGACGCCACATTTTTGAAAACCTACAGCGAACTCAGGCAAATGCTCAGAGCCGGGCAGATTACCTGGGTTGATGATCGTAAAATCCATATCACGCTCAAATTTTTTGGCGACACCCCCGAAGACAGCATCCCAGGAATGATCGACCTGTTTGCTGAAATCGCATCTCGTCATCCTTCATTTGAAGTTGATCTTTCAGGTACCGGCATTTTTGGAAGTTCATACAACCCACGGGTCATCTGGTTTGGAATGAGCCATTTGGAAGCCATTGGGATGCTTGCAGAGGATGTATTGAACACTTTCCATAATCATGGCTTTCCGCGTGATGAACAGCATTTCAGACCACACCTTACTATTGGCAGGATCAAGCACTTCGAAAGCAAAAAGTACTTTCAGCAGGTGATCGACAGGTTTAAGACCACTTACCTTCAAAATATTCAGGTCAGCCGGTTTGAACTGATCGAAAGCAAACTCACACCACGCGGCCCGATTTATACCACACTTGAAACTTTTGGATTAAAGGAAAAGAAAGCTTGATTTTTAAGAAACCGAATTACCTGGTAAACGTCCATTAAAATGGCATTCTATGATAATCAAAGGTCTGATTGTCAACGAATGTTTTTACTCTTTGGGCAATCCGTATAAATATTTCTAGGTTTTGTGAATGAAGCCATTGAATGGCTTTTTCATCGCCGCGGCAGGCTTCCGCAAGCAGTGCCAGGAAGGTGAAATTGTTTTTTTTTAGCCAATCGAGTGCCCTGTTATCATCCACTGCAGCCGCATCAAAGGCTGCATAATGCCGGTAACCATTGCTGATCAGCCATTGGATGGCTGGCGTGTTTGCACGAATGGCGTTGGAAAGTGCCGCCAGTTCGGGATACCCGTTATCAAACAGCCACTGGAAAAATTCTTTTTTTCCGGCTACAGCCATCTCAAAGGCCAAAAGAATTTTTACAGGATAATCATAGAGTTGCTTCATGTTCAAGGCATTTATTGGTCAAATTTACATGAAACTTTTCACTTACAATCAGTCGGATGAAAAGGTACATCCGGGATAAACTGTTGAAAATCAAATTTGATGGATTTCCAACAGCCACCAGTTCCTTCTTTTTGCCTGTGTACTACATTCAACTTTCTTAGTAAACACTACTCTTCACCCTGATTTGGCTCAGCTTATCGGCAATTTTCATCAGCTCTTCTTTAGGTACCACCCTAAGCCCTGGTGCAGGGGTCTGCCGGTCGATCGGGTATAGCATGACATACCGGGGTTTGATAAATCGGATATGGCCAAGCCATGCATGTACTTCGGCAGTGGTGGTATTGTCAACGGTTTGTCCGTCAACTTCGCCGGTAAGAAAAAGTGTTTGAATGATGGCTTTATGTCCGAATTTTCGAAGGTTTTGCACAATCCGGTCCAGTGTAAGTTCCTTCGATCGGGGCCGGTTGATCAGTTGGAAGGTAGATTCAAGCCCGGCATCAAGTTTAAGGATGTTATTGTCAACTTTGCTTAACGCGTTAAAAATTTCGGTTTTATGGATCATGCTCGAGTTCGACAATACTGTAACCTCGGCGTCAGGGAAGAATTTGTCACGAAGTTTCAAAGTATCATAGATTATTCCCGGGAATTCCGGATGAATGGTAGGTTCTCCATTACCGGCAAAAGTGATGGAATCCGGGATGTTGTTTTGAACCTTGAGATGAATCAGTTTTGTTTCTAATGCTTCGGCCACCTGGGCGCGAGAAGGCAATTGTTCCAAAACCCCTGTTTCGTCAGGAGACCAGCCACATTCACAGTAAATGCAATCGAAAGTGCAGATTTTCTTGTTTGTAGGTAATAAATTAATTCCCAATGAATTGCCTAGTCTCCTGCTTTTTATGGGGCCAAAAACTGTCTCGCTGAACAGAAACCCAGATGATGAATTCACGTTATCCATAAGCTTTCTTTTCTCTTAAAACAATTTTTTAAGCGGAATGTTATCTTGACCAAAAACAGCACGTCAGATAAATTATCTACTTTTGATCGCCAAAATATTTCATGCCTGATCTCAAAGACATAAAGCAGCCCATCAGCGAGCATCTTGCCTCATTCGAGGATAAATTCCGTGATTCCATGAAAACCCGGGTTGCCTTGCTCAATTACATCACACAATACATCATCAGGCGAAAAGGCAAACAGATGCGGCCGATGTTTGTCTTCTTTTCAGCCGGAATTACCGGGCAAATCACCGAATCAACCTATCGTGCAGCATCGCTGATCGAGTTGCTTCACACCGCAACCCTCATTCATGACGATGTGGTGGATGATTCAAACCTTAGAAGGGGATTTTTCTCCATTAATGCACTCTGGAAAAACAAAATTGCCGTGCTGGTTGGCGATTATCTTCTTTCGCGCGGATTGTTGCTTGCGCTTGACAGCAATGAGTTTGACCTGCTGAAGATCGTTTCAAATGCTACACGCGAAATGAGTGAAGGTGAGCTACTTCAGATCGAAAAAGCCCGCAGGCTCGACATTAAGGAAGAGATTTATTTTGAGATCATCCGAAAAAAAACAGCCTCCCTCATTGCTTCCTGTTGCGCTGCCGGTGCTCATTCGGCAGGCGCAGACCCAGATACAGTGAAGAAAATGCACCAGATTGGTGAATATGTCGGTATTGCTTTCCAGATCAAAGACGACCTGTTCGATTACCAGGACAATAAGCGCGTAGGAAAACCCAATGGTATTGATATCAAAGAACAAAAAATGACCCTGCCCCTTATTTATATGTTGAACAACTCTTCATTTTGGGAAAAAAGAAAAGTGGTTAATGTGGTGAAACGCCACAATAACAACAGCGAAAAAGTGGATGCAGTGATTGATCAGGTGAATCAAAGCGGTGGGATTGAGTATGCCACCCAAAAGATGATAGAGTACCGGCAAAAGGCTTTTGATTTGTTGGCTGACTTTCCCGGATCTCCTATGCGTCGTTCGTTTGAGCAATTGGTTATTTACACTACAGACCGTACCAGGTAGCCGCAATTAACTCTCACAACAATACTTTGTGCAGATGTTTAGCCTATTGCCGTTATGGAAATCAATTTCACAATCTCCGCAGTCTTAACCGAAATCTCTTCACAAATTATGTCATACTTTTGCAGTCATAAGTTCATTTGCTGAAAGTACCTGGTAAAACACAAACTTTTCCTACAATCGCTACATATATGCCTGTTATTCTTCATATTGACACTGCTACACAGTTTTGTTCGGTTGCCCTGAGTGATGATAAAACCCTCATTTCCTGCAAAGAAAGCAACAAGAAAAATGCACATTCACAAGTTATTACGATGTGGATTAATGAATTGTTGAATGAAAATAACCTAAAACCTGGTATGATTGACGCTGTTGCAGTGAGCAAAGGCCCCGGTTCCTACACGGGTTTACGCATTGGTGTGTCCGTCGCAAAAGGACTTTGTTTTGCTCTCGATAAACCACTGATCTCCATTGGAACACTGCATTCAATGGCAGTGGGTATGACAGAGGGTTGCCGCACTGAAAAAAGATTGGCAGACAATTTTCTTTTTTGCCCGATGATTGATGCAAAGAGGATGGAAGTTTATTCAGCTATTTTCGATAAAAACAACCAACAGATTAGAGAAATAAGAGCGGAGGTGATCAGCATGGACTCTTTTTCGGAGGAATTGAAAAACCATGTGATTGTTTTCGGAGGGGATGGCGCTGAGAAATGTAAGGCGATTCTGACACACCACAACGCAATTTTACTTGACGCTTTTCAGCCTTCAGCAAAATTTATGGTATCGCTTGCCATGGAGAAATTTGAAAAGAACGATTTTGAAAATGTGGCTTATTTTGAGCCCTTTTACCTGAAAGATTTTGTTGCAGGATTACCCAGAGTTAAAGGGCTTCGTTAGCCTCCTCGCTTATTGCAATCCTGAAATCAACGAAGTAAGTCGAAAATCATGCAAAATCCCTATGGAAAGGATTATCCTCGGGCATTCATTATCTTTGCCAATATTTTAAGTTGAATTCAATGATGATCCAGCGGACAATCACTGCATTATTATTTTTAATGGTTTCTCTGCCATTGATGGAAGGCTGTTCTGAAGACACAGAACCGGCAACCATTCCTTTGCTCACCAATCTACAGGTCACACCACGAATACCATCCGCCGGCGAATCAGCAATTGTGTCCGTATCTGCCTCTGATGAATCAGGGATAATGTCTGTACTCTTATTTTATAGCTTTAACCAGGGGACTTTTCAGTCTTTTCCAACAGATCATTCCGGAGATAAGTACACAGGGATAATACCAGGCCAGCCTGTCAACACCATAGTAAGCTATTATATTGAGGCAAAAAACAATAGTGGAAATATGGCCTACTTACCGGATGGGGCTCCAACTGTACCGGCATCTTACATAGTCGGGGCTCCCGACGTGGTGCTAAACGAAATTTATTCCCAGGGGACCAGCCAGGCGCCAGATTGGATTGAAATTTTCAATCTCTCCGACACACAGGCCAACATCAGTGACTATAGCATTTATGACGATGGCGGATATTCAGGCAGCAGGCCAAAGAAAAAATTTCCTTCGGGAACGATCATTCCGGCAAAAGGATTCATTTACATCATTGTTGATGACAATTCCCCTGATGGGAGTGGATTTGGGTTAATTGCCGAGGGTGAAAAGGTTTGGCTTGAAAATCAGCAGGGGTCAGTAATTGATGCCATTGAATTCCCCTTTTTGTCAGAGAATCAGTCATATGGTCGTTATCCTGATGGAACAGGCAATTGGAGAATTTTAGATTATGTTACCAAAGGCACTGCAAATATCGAAAGCCCTCCTGTTTCAGAAATCATTGTGAAGTGGGATTTTGATCAAGATGGCGATTTGACCCCTGAAATTGGCTCTGGTTCAGTTATTTTAGTCGGAGGTGTAGTGGAAGTGTCACAGGATTCTTCACTCAGAATTACTGACTTCCCCGGGCAGTTTGAATACTCTGGAGAAGCAGGGTTGGAACTGATGTTCAGCACTGTTGGGTTTGATTTTATTTCTTTTGAATTCAAGCAGCGAGCATCGGGAACAGCTTCCCGATGGGCCGAAATTCTTTACACTCCCGATGGAGGGGGCCTCTGGCGGAAAGCTTTTAATAACAATGGAGGTTTATCTCCACATGATTTGTTTTATACTTTTACCTTCGATTTGGGTCAGGTAACTGAGGCCAACAACAATCCCGACTTTGGACTGCGGATCGTATCCATCTTTTCGCCGGTGGCCTTTGACGATGGACTGGGCGAAAATTACGGGGCGGATGAGGCCTATCACAGAGCAAGAACAATTGATGGAAATCCTTATTCTCCCGGAGGAAACTGGCGGTTCAAGGAAGTTATCATAAAGGGTATTCCCTTAAAAAAATAAACAAATGTTGATCAAATGGTTAAGCTGCGTTTTTAAAATCAAATCATCAATCCATGGCACAGGAAATCGAACGTAAATTTTTAGTTAAAGGGAACTTTAAACCTTTTGCAACTAAAAGTACAAGGATTATACAGGGATTTATTTCGTCGACGCCGGAGCGGATTGTCAGGGTCAGGGTTATGGGCGACAAGGGATACATCACCATTAAAGGTATCGGTAATAAGGAAGGAACAACCAGATACGAATGGGAGAAAGAAATTCCGGTGAATGAAGGGCATGAACTGCTAAAAATATGTGAACCCGGAGTCATCGAAAAAACCAGGTATTTGGTGAAATACGGAGAACACACCTTCGAAGTAGATGAGTTTCACGGACGTAATGAAGGACTGATCATTGCTGAAATTGAACTGAATTCGGAGGACGAACAATTTTCAAAGCCGGATTGGCTTGGAGATGAGGTAACAGGCGATGTTCGCTATTACAATGTCAGGCTGATAAAAAGCCCCTTTTCAACCTGGTAAAGTCTCATCAATTGAAGCATTGTTTGCAAAGCAAGGGATAAAACCGATGGGTGATTTTGGTATTTTTTGGAAATAATTTGAACCAATATAGAGTTTTAAGCTTACTTTGTTGAAAATCAATTTTCTTACTGATGAATAGAATTTCCATTTGTTTCACCATACTGCTTCTTTTTATTTCGGGTTCCCTTTTTGATGTCAAATCACAATCGATAAAAGTCGACCCCGATTTAAATGAAAAACTTAATTCCGGAATCATCATCGCACGCCCGGTGATTCAGATACCTGTTGCAGTGTATGAAAGTTCCGGTATTGCTGTTGCCGGTCCCAATCGCATCTGGTCACACAATGATGCCGGAAATACCAATGAACTGTTTTGTTTTGATACTACCGGGAACCTGGTACGTGCACTGCTGATCCTGAATGCCACAAACATTGATTGGGAAGATCTGGCAAGGGACGACCAGGGGCGGATTTATATCAACGATGCAGGAAATAATGAAAACAACCGGACAGACCTGAAAATTCACAGAATTCCTGACCCTGCAACCATTGTCGGAAGCGTGGTGGAAGCAGAAACAATCAATTTTATTTTTGAGGACCAGTATAATTTTCCACCCCCCGAACCCAACCGCAATTTCGACATCGAGGCGATGCTTTGGAAAAGTGATTCGCTTTATTTATTTACTAAAAACCGCAGCATCCCGCAGAACGGAATGTGCAAAATGTACCGCTTACCGGCAAATCCGGGGAATTATACTGCCATGCTGATGGGTTCGGTTTTTCTGGGATTTACCGATAGTGAAGCGAGGGTAACATCAGCCGACCTCAACCTCGAAACAGGAGAGGTTATTTTGCTTACGAGTACCAAAATCGTATCATTTGTCAATTACCCGTATAATCATTTTTTCGAAGGCGATAAAACCGAACATTTTTTTTCTGAACCCATTGTTCAGATTGAAGGGGTAGATTTTGTTGACAATGAAAGACTTTTTCTGATCGAAGAAGGGAGTAAGCGTGGTGGCGGCTATTTGTATGAAGTACTTTGGCAACCAGCCAGCAGCGTTACTGAGATTCCGCCTGGAGGAATTCATTTGTTTCCAAATCCGTTCACCAACAATTTGAACATTGCAAAAACCTTTGATGGAGAAATTCGATTTGATCTTTGGGATGTGAGCGGAAACATAATTATGCAAAACATTCCGGCTGAGCGTGAACTTACTTTACACCAACTCAGCCCCGGAATCTACTTTGTCAGGCTGATATTCAACAACGAGAGCCAGATGAGGAGAATCGTGAAACTGTAAAATTCCCGGGGTTAAGGTTATAATTTCACCATTCGTGTATTGATCACTTCACCGTTCACATTCACCTGCAACAGATAAACACCCGCCTTCAGTTTACTGACGTCAATTGTTGAAGGATTGTGATGAAGTTGGATTTCAGCCCTATAATTTCCGTCAATTCCTCTGATTACGAGATGTCCCGATTCAAAAATTATCTCCTCAACAGACAAAACAATTTCGTTTCCCGCAGGATTTGGGACGATGTGAACCTGCCTGCCAGTGAGAGGTTGAATGGGTGCAACATTCGAAGCCTCCATACTTGCAATTGCGGATAAACCGTTGGTTACAAAAAATCCGCTATTTTGAGGTAAATCAGGATGGTAGGTCACGTTGAGATGCAATATCTTGTCTGTACTTTCCCTTTTCAATCGAAGATTAAACTCTTCAAATTCAATCAGCCCGTCTTTTTCGGTGGTT encodes the following:
- a CDS encoding T9SS type A sorting domain-containing protein; translation: MNRISICFTILLLFISGSLFDVKSQSIKVDPDLNEKLNSGIIIARPVIQIPVAVYESSGIAVAGPNRIWSHNDAGNTNELFCFDTTGNLVRALLILNATNIDWEDLARDDQGRIYINDAGNNENNRTDLKIHRIPDPATIVGSVVEAETINFIFEDQYNFPPPEPNRNFDIEAMLWKSDSLYLFTKNRSIPQNGMCKMYRLPANPGNYTAMLMGSVFLGFTDSEARVTSADLNLETGEVILLTSTKIVSFVNYPYNHFFEGDKTEHFFSEPIVQIEGVDFVDNERLFLIEEGSKRGGGYLYEVLWQPASSVTEIPPGGIHLFPNPFTNNLNIAKTFDGEIRFDLWDVSGNIIMQNIPAERELTLHQLSPGIYFVRLIFNNESQMRRIVKL
- the tsaB gene encoding tRNA (adenosine(37)-N6)-threonylcarbamoyltransferase complex dimerization subunit type 1 TsaB — translated: MPVILHIDTATQFCSVALSDDKTLISCKESNKKNAHSQVITMWINELLNENNLKPGMIDAVAVSKGPGSYTGLRIGVSVAKGLCFALDKPLISIGTLHSMAVGMTEGCRTEKRLADNFLFCPMIDAKRMEVYSAIFDKNNQQIREIRAEVISMDSFSEELKNHVIVFGGDGAEKCKAILTHHNAILLDAFQPSAKFMVSLAMEKFEKNDFENVAYFEPFYLKDFVAGLPRVKGLR
- a CDS encoding CYTH domain-containing protein — translated: MAQEIERKFLVKGNFKPFATKSTRIIQGFISSTPERIVRVRVMGDKGYITIKGIGNKEGTTRYEWEKEIPVNEGHELLKICEPGVIEKTRYLVKYGEHTFEVDEFHGRNEGLIIAEIELNSEDEQFSKPDWLGDEVTGDVRYYNVRLIKSPFSTW
- a CDS encoding lamin tail domain-containing protein — translated: MIQRTITALLFLMVSLPLMEGCSEDTEPATIPLLTNLQVTPRIPSAGESAIVSVSASDESGIMSVLLFYSFNQGTFQSFPTDHSGDKYTGIIPGQPVNTIVSYYIEAKNNSGNMAYLPDGAPTVPASYIVGAPDVVLNEIYSQGTSQAPDWIEIFNLSDTQANISDYSIYDDGGYSGSRPKKKFPSGTIIPAKGFIYIIVDDNSPDGSGFGLIAEGEKVWLENQQGSVIDAIEFPFLSENQSYGRYPDGTGNWRILDYVTKGTANIESPPVSEIIVKWDFDQDGDLTPEIGSGSVILVGGVVEVSQDSSLRITDFPGQFEYSGEAGLELMFSTVGFDFISFEFKQRASGTASRWAEILYTPDGGGLWRKAFNNNGGLSPHDLFYTFTFDLGQVTEANNNPDFGLRIVSIFSPVAFDDGLGENYGADEAYHRARTIDGNPYSPGGNWRFKEVIIKGIPLKK
- the thpR gene encoding RNA 2',3'-cyclic phosphodiesterase → MKRLFAAIKVDPDATFLKTYSELRQMLRAGQITWVDDRKIHITLKFFGDTPEDSIPGMIDLFAEIASRHPSFEVDLSGTGIFGSSYNPRVIWFGMSHLEAIGMLAEDVLNTFHNHGFPRDEQHFRPHLTIGRIKHFESKKYFQQVIDRFKTTYLQNIQVSRFELIESKLTPRGPIYTTLETFGLKEKKA
- a CDS encoding radical SAM protein; translation: MDNVNSSSGFLFSETVFGPIKSRRLGNSLGINLLPTNKKICTFDCIYCECGWSPDETGVLEQLPSRAQVAEALETKLIHLKVQNNIPDSITFAGNGEPTIHPEFPGIIYDTLKLRDKFFPDAEVTVLSNSSMIHKTEIFNALSKVDNNILKLDAGLESTFQLINRPRSKELTLDRIVQNLRKFGHKAIIQTLFLTGEVDGQTVDNTTTAEVHAWLGHIRFIKPRYVMLYPIDRQTPAPGLRVVPKEELMKIADKLSQIRVKSSVY
- a CDS encoding polyprenyl synthetase family protein, whose translation is MPDLKDIKQPISEHLASFEDKFRDSMKTRVALLNYITQYIIRRKGKQMRPMFVFFSAGITGQITESTYRAASLIELLHTATLIHDDVVDDSNLRRGFFSINALWKNKIAVLVGDYLLSRGLLLALDSNEFDLLKIVSNATREMSEGELLQIEKARRLDIKEEIYFEIIRKKTASLIASCCAAGAHSAGADPDTVKKMHQIGEYVGIAFQIKDDLFDYQDNKRVGKPNGIDIKEQKMTLPLIYMLNNSSFWEKRKVVNVVKRHNNNSEKVDAVIDQVNQSGGIEYATQKMIEYRQKAFDLLADFPGSPMRRSFEQLVIYTTDRTR